One window from the genome of Methylomarinovum caldicuralii encodes:
- a CDS encoding sigma-54 dependent transcriptional regulator, whose translation MEKFSNLIGQAPNFESLLRAAKMVAATDVTVLISGETGTGKEELANAIQQSSPRAGRPFITINCAALPESLAESELFGHRKGAFTGATTNQQGKLQAADGGTLFLDEVDSMPMPLQAKLLRFLETGECQPVGSTETERVDVRIIAATNADLERKIDRGEFRKDLYYRLNVVPLEIPPLRERLEDIPLLARHFLEKAAATHDLPPDKLGKSALRALTDYGWPGNVRELRNVCERLAILLPGQTIEATNLPTEITAARGTLAAVDGIHLPADGLSLEQVEIELIRQALARTRGNRSRSARLLGISRDTLLYRMQKYGIS comes from the coding sequence ATGGAAAAATTCAGCAACCTGATCGGCCAGGCACCCAATTTCGAGAGCCTGCTGCGCGCCGCCAAGATGGTGGCCGCCACCGACGTCACCGTACTGATCTCCGGAGAAACCGGCACCGGCAAGGAGGAGCTGGCCAACGCGATCCAGCAATCCAGCCCCCGGGCCGGCAGGCCGTTCATCACCATCAATTGTGCGGCGCTGCCGGAATCCTTGGCCGAATCGGAGCTGTTCGGCCACCGCAAGGGGGCGTTCACCGGCGCCACCACGAACCAGCAGGGCAAACTCCAGGCCGCCGACGGCGGCACCCTGTTCCTGGACGAAGTCGATTCCATGCCCATGCCGCTTCAGGCCAAGCTGCTGCGCTTCCTGGAAACCGGTGAGTGCCAGCCGGTCGGTTCGACGGAAACCGAACGGGTCGACGTCCGCATCATCGCCGCCACCAACGCCGACCTGGAAAGGAAGATCGACCGCGGCGAATTCCGCAAGGATCTTTATTACCGTCTCAACGTCGTGCCCTTGGAAATCCCGCCCTTGCGCGAGCGTCTGGAAGACATCCCCCTCTTGGCCCGGCATTTCCTCGAGAAAGCAGCCGCCACCCACGACCTACCGCCGGACAAGCTGGGCAAGAGCGCCCTGCGCGCCCTGACCGACTACGGCTGGCCCGGCAACGTCCGTGAGCTTCGCAACGTCTGCGAACGTCTGGCGATCCTGCTGCCGGGACAGACCATCGAAGCCACCAATCTGCCGACAGAGATCACCGCCGCCAGGGGAACCCTTGCGGCGGTGGACGGCATCCACCTGCCTGCGGACGGTCTTTCCCTGGAACAGGTGGAGATCGAGCTGATCCGCCAGGCCCTGGCCCGTACCCGCGGCAACCGCAGCCGTTCGGCCCGGTTGCTTGGAATCAGCCGCGACACTTTGCTGTACCGGATGCAAAAATACGGCATCAGCTGA
- the pyrF gene encoding orotidine-5'-phosphate decarboxylase, which translates to MPRKPVPPQDRLIVALDLPDHAQARDLVERLGETVTFYKIGLELFMAGDYFALIDWLTAQGKKVFADLKFYDIPMTVERAVRALSCTPVTFATVHGDPAIMAAAARGKGAKLKILAVTVLTSLDEAALKAMGYASDLETLVRRRARQAVDAGLDGVIASGREAQLLRRELGNDPLIVTPGVRPQGSPAGDQKRVVTVEEAFANGADYIVVGRPIRDAHDPKAAAAAIQRQIAERFQN; encoded by the coding sequence ATGCCCCGCAAACCGGTTCCCCCCCAAGACCGCCTCATCGTCGCTCTCGATCTGCCCGACCACGCCCAGGCCCGCGACCTGGTCGAACGCCTGGGCGAAACGGTCACATTCTATAAGATCGGCCTGGAACTGTTCATGGCCGGCGATTACTTTGCCCTGATCGACTGGCTCACCGCCCAGGGCAAGAAGGTGTTCGCCGATCTCAAGTTCTACGATATTCCCATGACCGTGGAACGCGCGGTACGGGCCTTAAGCTGCACACCGGTGACCTTCGCCACAGTTCACGGCGATCCTGCCATCATGGCCGCCGCTGCCCGCGGCAAAGGCGCAAAGCTCAAGATCCTGGCCGTAACCGTCTTGACCAGCCTGGACGAAGCTGCGCTCAAGGCAATGGGATATGCCTCGGACCTTGAAACCCTGGTGCGCCGGCGCGCCCGCCAGGCCGTGGACGCGGGACTCGACGGGGTGATCGCTTCCGGCCGGGAAGCGCAGCTGCTCCGCCGGGAATTGGGGAACGATCCTTTGATCGTCACCCCGGGCGTGCGCCCGCAGGGATCGCCGGCCGGCGACCAGAAGCGGGTCGTCACCGTGGAAGAGGCTTTCGCCAACGGCGCCGATTACATCGTCGTCGGCCGCCCCATCCGCGACGCCCACGATCCCAAAGCGGCCGCCGCCGCCATCCAGCGGCAGATCGCCGAACGGTTCCAGAATTAA
- a CDS encoding TonB-dependent receptor: protein MKTTDDKKFSLSAIAAAVILQCQPALAEYEELPTLVVEGGTMEPGTTALQPGTVGTLDAADLLKRVPGGNVNRNGPLTGIAQFRGLYGDRVAVNVDGMALKNAGPNAMDSRMSAIPSALIRSIKVYRGVTPVSVGLETMGGAVVAESRRAEFTDSETWKPQLFGTFGWSQVNNGLYGGGMAGVANQNYRFHFSASHEDGDNYRYKDNRNLKYTSYDRQTYQAGFGFRRDGHEFGAAYNHKFTGSAGTPSLPMDIRWIRTDTVNADYAWQLSDTVKLKTAMFFQDADHEMTNYHMRNAPTDPARWRQNNTDVVAAGYKAALVWSDIAGGELEVGVDGDLATHNSKVTNPNNAAFFVRLYNDVNRNRYGAYAEWRGEPLERLTVNAGVRYRYTYMDAGKVDGTPARMGMMNPMMRAGTILRDRFNAADRRQDQHDVDIALDFNYRLNDNLNLALGLARKTHAPIYQQRYTWLPLESTGGLADGRVYVGNIGLDSEKSYEAVAGFDLNLPTLGVLQNVYFEPRAFYRYVNDYIQGQAVNPADLGLTPMQWNMFVNMMLPNGCPNNPGGNTTDCTLRWANVDAQLYGVDMQGGFAIGDHWRVDGLMTYTRGEKLSGKDDNLYRIAPLNGRVRLTYSIWDFAFSGEYAGALRQDKVARYNNERKTSDWSVVNLRLQYQPSYQYVQGLKLAFGVDNVFDTKYADHVNGINRVRESRIGVGNRVFNPGRNYYVTLNYTF from the coding sequence ATGAAAACGACCGACGATAAGAAATTCTCTCTCTCGGCGATCGCGGCGGCCGTGATCCTGCAGTGTCAGCCAGCCCTGGCCGAATATGAAGAGCTGCCCACCCTGGTGGTGGAGGGGGGGACCATGGAACCGGGGACGACAGCGCTGCAGCCCGGCACCGTGGGCACCCTGGACGCCGCCGATCTGCTCAAGCGGGTTCCCGGCGGCAACGTCAACCGCAACGGTCCCCTGACCGGCATCGCCCAGTTCCGCGGCCTGTACGGCGACCGGGTCGCCGTCAACGTCGACGGCATGGCCCTGAAGAACGCCGGTCCCAATGCCATGGACTCGCGCATGAGCGCCATCCCTTCGGCGCTGATCCGCTCCATCAAGGTCTATCGGGGGGTGACGCCGGTTTCGGTGGGATTGGAAACCATGGGCGGGGCGGTGGTCGCCGAAAGCCGCCGGGCCGAGTTCACCGACTCGGAAACCTGGAAGCCGCAGCTGTTCGGCACCTTCGGCTGGAGCCAGGTCAACAACGGGCTTTACGGCGGCGGCATGGCGGGTGTGGCCAACCAGAACTACCGTTTCCACTTTTCCGCCTCCCACGAGGACGGGGACAACTACCGCTACAAGGACAACCGCAACCTCAAGTACACCAGCTACGACCGCCAGACCTATCAGGCCGGTTTCGGGTTCCGGCGTGACGGTCACGAGTTCGGGGCCGCCTATAACCACAAGTTCACCGGCAGTGCCGGCACCCCCTCGCTGCCCATGGACATCCGCTGGATTCGCACCGATACCGTCAACGCCGACTATGCCTGGCAGCTCAGCGATACGGTCAAGCTGAAGACGGCGATGTTCTTCCAGGACGCCGACCATGAAATGACCAACTACCACATGCGCAACGCCCCGACTGATCCGGCCCGCTGGCGCCAGAACAACACCGACGTGGTGGCCGCCGGCTACAAGGCGGCGCTGGTGTGGTCGGACATCGCCGGCGGGGAGCTGGAGGTGGGCGTGGACGGGGATCTGGCGACCCACAATTCCAAGGTCACCAATCCCAACAACGCCGCCTTTTTCGTCCGCCTTTACAACGATGTCAACCGCAACCGCTACGGCGCCTATGCCGAGTGGCGCGGCGAACCGCTGGAACGGTTGACGGTCAACGCCGGAGTTCGCTACCGCTACACTTACATGGACGCCGGCAAGGTGGACGGCACCCCGGCGCGGATGGGCATGATGAATCCCATGATGCGGGCGGGGACGATTCTGCGGGACCGCTTCAACGCCGCCGACCGACGTCAGGACCAGCACGATGTCGATATCGCCCTGGATTTCAACTACCGCCTCAACGACAACCTCAACCTGGCCCTGGGGCTGGCGCGCAAGACCCACGCCCCCATCTACCAGCAGCGCTACACCTGGCTGCCGCTGGAGTCCACCGGCGGGCTGGCGGACGGCCGGGTCTATGTGGGCAACATCGGCCTCGACAGTGAAAAATCCTACGAGGCGGTGGCCGGTTTCGACCTGAATCTGCCCACCCTCGGGGTGTTGCAGAACGTCTATTTCGAGCCGCGGGCGTTCTACCGTTACGTCAACGACTACATCCAGGGGCAGGCGGTCAATCCCGCCGATCTCGGCCTGACGCCGATGCAGTGGAACATGTTCGTCAACATGATGCTCCCCAACGGCTGTCCCAACAATCCCGGCGGCAACACGACCGACTGTACCCTGCGCTGGGCCAACGTCGATGCCCAGCTTTACGGGGTGGACATGCAGGGTGGCTTCGCCATCGGCGATCACTGGCGGGTGGACGGTCTGATGACCTACACCCGCGGGGAGAAGCTCAGCGGCAAGGATGACAACCTCTACCGCATCGCCCCCCTCAACGGCCGGGTGCGCCTGACCTATTCCATCTGGGATTTTGCCTTCTCCGGAGAGTACGCGGGGGCCCTGCGTCAGGACAAGGTGGCCCGCTACAACAACGAACGCAAGACCTCCGACTGGAGCGTGGTCAACCTGCGGCTGCAGTACCAGCCTTCCTACCAGTACGTGCAGGGGCTGAAGCTGGCCTTCGGGGTGGACAACGTCTTCGACACCAAGTATGCCGACCACGTCAACGGCATCAACCGGGTGCGCGAAAGCCGCATCGGCGTCGGCAATCGGGTGTTCAATCCGGGGCGCAATTACTACGTGACCCTCAACTACACCTTCTGA
- a CDS encoding glycosyltransferase, producing the protein MRIGYISSYPPIECGIATYSAYLIDALREQGVDVYVVSHLGASGPQVFPAFNENDLDDKAYQVALRFTPDIVHVQHEFGLYGPHFGVNILPVIVKFRLIGVPVVTTLHTVYENPQPGHRVLIENILANSEQVIVHQDYQRRTLERLYPPQYSRKVTVIPHGARLVEPVADAKAKLGLPADRKVILMIGYFRPSKNFELIIDLLPEILRRYPDALLVLAGKIRNQEYAEYRNQLFEHIRRSPARDHIRVILGQLRQETFDTILSAADVVVLPYRITSQSGILAHCLAFGRPVVTSDTPAMRELIRQSGAGLIVASDDRYAEAIAELLGDEAKARSMGEAARRFVREKPAWPLIARRHVELYEGLMTHPDIGSQITVVD; encoded by the coding sequence ATGCGAATCGGCTACATCTCCAGCTATCCCCCGATCGAATGCGGCATCGCCACCTATTCCGCCTATCTGATCGACGCCCTGAGGGAGCAGGGGGTCGACGTCTACGTGGTCAGCCACCTGGGGGCGAGCGGGCCGCAGGTGTTTCCCGCCTTCAACGAGAACGATCTGGACGACAAGGCCTATCAGGTGGCGTTGCGCTTCACCCCCGACATTGTCCACGTGCAGCACGAATTCGGGCTGTACGGCCCCCATTTCGGGGTCAACATCCTGCCGGTGATCGTCAAGTTCCGCCTCATCGGCGTGCCGGTGGTGACCACCCTGCACACGGTGTACGAGAATCCGCAGCCGGGGCACCGGGTGCTGATCGAGAACATCCTGGCCAATTCCGAGCAGGTCATCGTGCACCAGGACTATCAGCGCCGGACCCTGGAAAGGCTCTACCCGCCCCAGTACAGCCGCAAGGTGACGGTGATCCCCCACGGGGCGCGGCTGGTGGAGCCGGTCGCCGATGCGAAGGCGAAACTGGGGCTGCCGGCCGACCGCAAGGTCATCCTCATGATCGGTTACTTCCGGCCCAGCAAGAACTTCGAGCTCATCATCGACCTGCTGCCGGAGATCCTGCGCCGTTATCCGGACGCCCTGCTGGTGCTGGCGGGCAAGATCCGCAACCAGGAATACGCCGAATACCGCAACCAGTTGTTCGAGCACATCCGCCGCTCACCGGCCAGGGACCATATCCGGGTGATCCTGGGGCAGTTGCGTCAGGAAACCTTCGACACCATCCTCTCCGCCGCCGACGTGGTGGTGCTGCCCTACAGGATCACTTCCCAGAGCGGCATCTTGGCCCATTGTCTGGCGTTCGGCCGGCCGGTGGTGACCAGCGACACCCCGGCGATGCGGGAGCTGATCCGCCAGTCCGGAGCCGGCCTGATTGTCGCCTCCGACGACCGTTACGCCGAGGCCATCGCCGAACTGCTCGGCGACGAGGCCAAGGCCCGGTCGATGGGCGAGGCGGCGCGCCGCTTCGTGCGGGAGAAGCCGGCCTGGCCGCTGATCGCCCGGCGTCACGTGGAGCTGTACGAAGGCCTGATGACCCATCCCGACATCGGTTCCCAGATCACCGTGGTGGATTGA
- a CDS encoding argininosuccinate synthase, translating into MSTSINKVVLAYSGGLDTSVILKWLQETYGCEVVTFTADIGQGEELEPAREKAKALGVKEIYIDDLREEFVRDFVFPMFRANTTYEGEYLLGTSIARPLIAKRLIEIAAETGADAIAHGATGKGNDQVRFELGAYALKPDIKIIAPWREWDLNSREKLLAYAEAHGIPVEMKRGKASPYSMDANLLHISYEGGILEDPWAEPEEDMWRWTVAPEKAPDRPRYLELTFERGDAVAIDGQPLSPARLLEQLNRIGSEHGVGRLDLVENRYVGMKSRGCYETPGGTILLKAHRAIESITLDREVAHLKDELMPRYATLIYNGYWWSPERKMLQEMIDASQAGVNGVVRLKLYKGNVTVVGRKSENSLFDPTIATFEDDAGAYDPKDAEGFIKLNALRHRIAARKGQLRF; encoded by the coding sequence ATGTCGACGTCCATCAACAAAGTCGTGCTGGCTTATTCCGGCGGTCTGGACACCTCGGTCATCCTCAAGTGGTTGCAGGAAACCTACGGCTGTGAGGTGGTGACCTTCACCGCCGACATCGGCCAGGGCGAGGAGCTGGAACCGGCCCGGGAGAAGGCCAAGGCGCTGGGAGTGAAGGAGATCTACATCGACGATCTGCGCGAGGAGTTCGTGCGCGATTTCGTCTTCCCCATGTTCCGCGCCAACACCACCTACGAAGGGGAATACCTGCTCGGCACCTCCATCGCCCGTCCCCTGATCGCCAAGCGCCTGATCGAAATCGCCGCAGAAACCGGCGCCGACGCCATTGCCCACGGCGCCACCGGCAAGGGCAACGACCAGGTCCGTTTCGAGCTGGGCGCCTACGCGCTGAAGCCGGACATCAAGATCATCGCCCCCTGGCGCGAATGGGACCTCAACTCCCGCGAGAAGCTGCTGGCCTATGCCGAGGCCCACGGCATTCCGGTGGAAATGAAACGGGGCAAGGCTTCCCCTTATTCGATGGACGCCAACCTGCTGCACATTTCCTACGAGGGCGGTATCCTCGAAGATCCCTGGGCCGAGCCGGAGGAAGACATGTGGCGCTGGACGGTGGCGCCGGAAAAGGCGCCGGACCGGCCGCGCTATCTGGAATTGACCTTCGAGCGCGGCGATGCCGTCGCCATCGACGGCCAGCCTTTGTCTCCGGCCCGGTTGCTGGAGCAGCTCAACCGTATCGGTTCCGAGCACGGTGTCGGCCGCCTCGATCTGGTGGAAAACCGCTATGTGGGGATGAAGTCGCGGGGTTGTTACGAAACCCCCGGCGGGACGATCCTGCTCAAGGCCCACCGGGCCATCGAGTCGATCACCCTGGACCGGGAGGTGGCCCATCTCAAGGACGAGCTGATGCCCCGCTACGCCACGCTGATCTACAACGGTTACTGGTGGAGCCCGGAGCGCAAGATGCTGCAGGAGATGATCGACGCCTCCCAGGCTGGCGTCAACGGCGTGGTCAGGCTCAAGCTGTACAAGGGCAACGTCACCGTGGTCGGGCGCAAGTCGGAAAACAGCCTCTTCGATCCCACCATCGCCACCTTCGAGGACGATGCCGGCGCCTACGACCCGAAGGACGCCGAAGGCTTCATCAAGCTCAACGCCCTGCGACATCGGATCGCGGCGCGCAAGGGCCAGCTCAGGTTCTGA
- a CDS encoding fructosamine kinase family protein — MNRTFFGEIVRRIDPGFRLASCEPVTGGCIHEAWQVTGGSRRYFVKTAAAARLPMFAAEAEGLRALAATKAVRVPAVLDWGCLEGKAFLILEWLPLTGRDGDADARLGECLARLHRVPQPRYGWPCDNFIGATPQPNGFADDWIAFWRQRRLGYQLALAARQGYGGKIQELGERLLVNLDALFSGHRVVPSLLHGDLWSGNAASEPFW; from the coding sequence ATGAACCGGACTTTTTTTGGTGAAATCGTGCGCCGGATCGATCCCGGCTTCAGGCTTGCTTCCTGCGAACCGGTCACGGGGGGCTGCATCCACGAGGCCTGGCAGGTGACAGGTGGAAGCCGGCGTTATTTCGTCAAGACCGCCGCCGCCGCCCGTCTGCCGATGTTCGCCGCCGAGGCAGAAGGGCTGCGCGCCCTGGCCGCAACCAAAGCGGTGCGGGTGCCGGCGGTGCTCGATTGGGGGTGTCTGGAAGGAAAAGCCTTCCTGATACTCGAATGGCTGCCTTTGACCGGCAGAGACGGTGATGCCGATGCCCGCCTGGGTGAATGTCTGGCGCGGCTGCACCGGGTTCCGCAGCCGCGATACGGTTGGCCTTGCGACAACTTCATCGGCGCGACGCCACAGCCCAACGGTTTTGCCGACGACTGGATCGCGTTCTGGCGCCAGCGCCGTCTGGGTTATCAGCTGGCGCTGGCGGCCAGGCAGGGATATGGTGGGAAAATCCAGGAACTCGGCGAGCGCTTGCTGGTCAATCTGGACGCCCTGTTTTCCGGCCACCGGGTGGTGCCCTCGCTGTTGCACGGGGACCTGTGGTCGGGGAACGCCGCATCTGAACCTTTTTGGTGA
- a CDS encoding glycoside hydrolase family 130 protein: MEKLHPFKRYEGNPILTRDDVPYWCNTVFNAAACKFGDQYLLLLRVEDLNGHSHLTLARSTDGYRFRVDKKPWISPSTDPRFEIYERYGIEDPRITYVREDRCWYITYTAYGPHGPRVGLGRTCDFETFERIALVTEVPNKDAVLFPEKIDGRYVMLDRPGGFAGGVGAIWVQYSQNLVYWGEAKALLAPQPGWGNSKLGASTPPIGTEAGWLVLYHGVRETPSGRIYRVGAMLLERRNPENVIGYTPNFIFGPEELYERVGDVPNVVFPCGVIVEDDRLKMYYGAADTAIALAEARLDDIIELCHLAKSHEVRSR, encoded by the coding sequence ATGGAAAAGCTGCATCCGTTCAAGCGTTACGAAGGCAACCCGATTCTGACCCGAGACGACGTTCCCTACTGGTGCAACACCGTGTTCAACGCCGCCGCCTGCAAGTTCGGCGATCAGTATCTGCTGCTGCTGCGGGTCGAGGACCTCAACGGCCACAGTCACCTGACCCTGGCCCGATCCACGGACGGCTATCGCTTCCGGGTGGACAAGAAGCCCTGGATCAGCCCTTCCACCGACCCCCGTTTCGAGATCTACGAACGCTATGGCATCGAGGACCCGCGCATCACCTACGTGCGCGAGGACCGCTGCTGGTACATCACCTATACCGCCTACGGCCCCCACGGGCCGCGGGTGGGGCTGGGACGGACCTGCGATTTCGAGACCTTCGAGCGCATCGCCCTGGTCACCGAGGTTCCCAACAAGGACGCGGTGCTGTTTCCGGAGAAGATCGACGGCCGTTACGTGATGCTGGACCGCCCCGGCGGTTTCGCCGGCGGGGTCGGGGCCATCTGGGTGCAGTATTCCCAGAATCTGGTCTACTGGGGCGAGGCCAAGGCGCTGCTGGCGCCGCAGCCGGGCTGGGGCAATTCAAAGCTCGGCGCCTCGACCCCGCCGATCGGTACCGAGGCCGGCTGGCTGGTGCTCTATCACGGCGTGCGCGAAACCCCCAGCGGACGCATCTACCGGGTCGGGGCGATGCTGCTGGAGCGCCGCAACCCCGAGAACGTGATCGGTTACACCCCCAATTTCATCTTCGGCCCGGAGGAGCTGTACGAGCGCGTCGGTGACGTGCCCAACGTGGTGTTCCCCTGCGGGGTGATCGTCGAGGACGACCGGCTGAAGATGTACTACGGCGCCGCCGACACCGCAATCGCCCTGGCCGAAGCCCGGCTCGACGACATCATCGAGCTGTGCCACCTGGCCAAGAGCCATGAGGTGAGAAGCCGCTGA
- a CDS encoding PA3496 family putative envelope integrity protein, whose amino-acid sequence MEMSERLQTDDFDDIDQEVEALFSQWREDQKKLAARRRVEQYLEMKRLREQIGDVFDLEDF is encoded by the coding sequence ATGGAGATGTCCGAACGGTTGCAAACCGATGACTTCGACGACATCGACCAGGAAGTGGAGGCGTTGTTTTCCCAGTGGCGCGAGGACCAGAAAAAGCTGGCGGCGCGCCGGCGGGTGGAGCAGTATCTCGAGATGAAGCGCCTCCGCGAACAGATCGGCGACGTGTTCGATCTGGAGGATTTCTGA
- a CDS encoding AEC family transporter, which yields MLTVLGQMFLLILCGAAWRRLRPGGLDGDQTRQVLTAVVYYLFLPALILKLMSRAPLGWESLRISLFGLAVMGTGGLLGALWLYGRKTERRQAGAVWLAVSFPNVTFLGLPVLLETFGDWAGQLVIQLDLFAFTPLVMTVGVLAAQSLGGQGGGNHMTTLLRVPSLWAAAVAIGVNLSGWQWPAWWLGFLELLARGVTPLMLLSLGLALRWRGLGRQLLPLVLGVVGLRLLLVPLIATALVRALGFGGEKAVALVLEAGMPSMLFGVVLCDRFGLDSRLYAVLVTTTTVLAMLTLPLWFEFCQLSHGTP from the coding sequence ATGCTGACGGTCCTGGGGCAGATGTTCCTGTTGATCCTCTGTGGCGCGGCCTGGCGGCGGCTGCGGCCCGGGGGACTGGATGGCGATCAGACCCGGCAGGTGCTGACGGCAGTCGTCTATTATCTGTTTCTGCCCGCGCTCATCCTCAAGCTCATGAGCAGGGCGCCCCTGGGCTGGGAGAGCCTGCGGATCTCCCTGTTCGGCCTTGCGGTCATGGGAACGGGGGGGCTGCTGGGGGCGCTGTGGCTGTATGGGAGGAAAACCGAACGGCGGCAGGCGGGGGCGGTCTGGCTGGCGGTCAGTTTTCCCAACGTCACCTTTCTGGGACTGCCGGTCCTGCTGGAAACCTTCGGTGACTGGGCAGGGCAACTGGTCATTCAGTTGGATCTGTTTGCCTTCACGCCTCTGGTTATGACCGTGGGCGTGCTCGCGGCCCAATCCCTGGGCGGACAGGGGGGCGGGAATCACATGACGACGCTGCTGCGGGTGCCTTCGCTGTGGGCGGCGGCGGTGGCCATCGGGGTCAACCTCAGCGGCTGGCAGTGGCCGGCCTGGTGGCTGGGCTTTCTCGAGCTGCTGGCCCGCGGCGTGACGCCGCTGATGCTGTTGTCCCTGGGACTGGCGCTGCGCTGGCGAGGGCTGGGGCGGCAGCTGTTGCCGTTGGTTCTCGGCGTGGTCGGCCTGCGGCTGCTGCTGGTGCCGCTGATCGCCACGGCCCTGGTGCGCGCGCTGGGGTTCGGGGGCGAAAAGGCAGTGGCCCTGGTGCTGGAGGCGGGGATGCCGAGCATGCTGTTCGGCGTGGTACTGTGCGACCGTTTCGGCCTCGACAGCCGCCTCTACGCCGTTCTGGTCACGACGACGACGGTGCTGGCGATGCTGACCCTGCCGCTGTGGTTCGAATTCTGCCAGCTTTCGCATGGCACGCCCTGA
- a CDS encoding O-antigen ligase family protein translates to MIPLAIVLPGSKWMGFFYALAVLPVLTWIMVQEGWIHTLSASRLFRLVFLYTVLALASIAWSDIPPAPDGHIVFKLISNAVLVLHFTIATAYCRQRLGRDFPSLVTGFVITAGLAAAIDMGVWYHDHPFPLSRLEGIGQIDSPIRSAAIIAAAQIMAFHRFLQTGQKRYLAFQAPLLLYLVLSQSRSILLACLVCLPVMAILASVNPRSLVLRLAAILGILLVSLCILYLAVPAWASEIFRSVPYRPYIWQASLQQALQHPILGSGLLSDPGRNVAIGGRPFHYGDAHNLLLGHFRALGIAGVLAIVAVIATALGYSYQGWRKMQLDGLAVPLLTFAFLAMQANEWAFFYPSLKVKEVLAVFWFPLGIALGDELILRQSPPSAK, encoded by the coding sequence TTGATCCCGCTCGCCATCGTTCTCCCCGGCAGCAAATGGATGGGATTCTTTTACGCCTTGGCGGTGTTGCCAGTCCTGACCTGGATCATGGTCCAAGAGGGTTGGATCCACACCCTCAGTGCCAGCCGGCTGTTCCGTCTCGTTTTCCTCTACACGGTCCTGGCGCTCGCCAGCATCGCCTGGTCGGATATTCCACCGGCACCTGACGGGCACATCGTTTTCAAGTTAATTTCAAATGCCGTCCTTGTCCTTCATTTTACGATCGCGACCGCTTATTGCCGCCAGCGGCTTGGGCGGGATTTCCCAAGCCTGGTAACGGGCTTTGTCATCACCGCAGGGCTGGCGGCGGCAATCGACATGGGCGTCTGGTATCATGACCATCCCTTTCCTTTGTCGAGACTGGAAGGCATCGGCCAGATAGACAGTCCAATACGCTCCGCCGCCATCATCGCCGCGGCGCAAATCATGGCCTTTCACCGGTTTCTGCAAACCGGACAAAAGCGCTATCTGGCTTTTCAAGCGCCCTTGCTGCTGTATCTGGTCCTGTCCCAAAGCCGCAGCATTCTGCTCGCCTGTCTGGTTTGCCTGCCCGTCATGGCGATATTGGCCAGCGTCAATCCAAGGTCTCTTGTTCTCCGCCTGGCCGCCATCCTGGGCATCCTGTTGGTTTCTCTTTGCATCCTTTATCTGGCCGTGCCTGCCTGGGCAAGCGAAATCTTCCGCTCCGTCCCCTACCGTCCTTACATCTGGCAGGCAAGCCTCCAGCAGGCATTGCAACATCCCATTTTGGGTTCCGGCCTGCTTTCCGATCCCGGCAGGAATGTCGCCATCGGCGGCCGGCCCTTCCACTACGGCGATGCCCACAATCTGCTCCTGGGGCATTTCCGTGCGCTGGGAATCGCCGGTGTCCTGGCCATTGTCGCTGTGATCGCCACCGCCCTTGGATACAGCTATCAGGGATGGCGGAAAATGCAGCTCGACGGCCTGGCCGTTCCGCTGCTGACATTCGCCTTCCTGGCCATGCAGGCCAACGAATGGGCGTTTTTTTACCCCAGCCTCAAAGTCAAGGAAGTACTGGCGGTTTTCTGGTTTCCCCTCGGCATCGCCCTCGGGGACGAACTGATTCTGCGACAATCACCACCCTCTGCAAAATGA